TGCCACGACTGTTGCCATGACACTGTTGCCATGACGCTGTTACACTGCCGCGACTACATTGCCATGACAAGGCCAAGACGGCGGCACTGGCCGCACGGAAAGGAGCACGATGAACATCTACAAGCTCATCGGACGAAACGTGGACATCTCGGACGCCATGCGCAGCTATGCCGAGGACAAGCTCAGCAAGCTGAACCGCTTTTCCGACCAGATCATCGACGTCAAGGTGGTCATGTCCTACGCCGCCAGCGAGGGCGTGGCCGAGCCCGCTCGCGTCGAGGTGCAGGTCAATGTGGCAGGCGGCCTGGTCCGCGCCGAGGAGAGCGGCAAGGACTCGTACGCCGCCATCGACAAGGTCGTCGACAAGCTCGAGCGCCAGCTCAAGAAGTTCAAGGGCCGCATGATGAGCAAAAGGAGCGAGCCCGCGCCCGCCTTCGAGGAAGCCGAGGTCGCCGAGCGCGAGCCGGAGATCGTCCGCATCAAGCGCCACGTCCTGCGCCCCATGTCTCCCGAGGACGCGGCCCTGCAGATGGAGGCTCTAGGCCACGCCTTCTTCGTCTTCCGCAACGCCGAAACCGAGGACATCAACGTGCTCTACTTGCGCAACGACGGCGACTACGGCCTCATCGAGCCGGGAGCT
The nucleotide sequence above comes from Deinococcota bacterium. Encoded proteins:
- the raiA gene encoding ribosome-associated translation inhibitor RaiA, yielding MNIYKLIGRNVDISDAMRSYAEDKLSKLNRFSDQIIDVKVVMSYAASEGVAEPARVEVQVNVAGGLVRAEESGKDSYAAIDKVVDKLERQLKKFKGRMMSKRSEPAPAFEEAEVAEREPEIVRIKRHVLRPMSPEDAALQMEALGHAFFVFRNAETEDINVLYLRNDGDYGLIEPGA